DNA from Roseimicrobium sp. ORNL1:
TCAGCCGCGCGAGCAAGAGGCGCAGCCGCCAGCAGCGACGACAAAAGCACCCCGCCGAGAGGGCGTGCGAGATGACGGCGAAAAGTCCGTGCCATGGTCTCCATAGGAACGGCGCTACAGTTCACCTTGGATCCGCCATTCGTCACACGCTTTTCGTGGGGTCATGCCGCCTACAGCCCAAGTTCGGAAAGCGAGGGGTGGTCATCCGGGCGGCGACCGAGCGGCCAGTGGTACTTACGCTCGCTCTCCTTGATGGGCTGGTCATTGATGCTGGCAATGCGACGCTGCATGTAGCCGTGCTCATCGAACTCCCAGTTTTCATTGCCGTAGGAGCGGAACCACTGCCCGGAGTCATCATGCCACTCGTACGCGAAACGCACGGCGATGCGGTTGCCATGGAACGCCCAGAGCTCCTTGATCAAGCGATACTCCAGTTCCTTGTTCCACTTGCGGGTCAGGAACTGCACGATGGCCTCGCGACCGGCGAGGAATTCCGCGCGATTCCGCCAGATGCTATCGACCGTGTAGGCGAGTGACACGCGCTCCGCCTCCCGCGTATTCCAGGCGTCCTCCGCCATGCGCACCTTCTGCGCGGCTGTCTCTGCGGTGAAGGGAGGGAGTGGCGGACGCGGTGTGGACATGGACATGGTGGTTGGGATTGAAATTTCTGCTCACTGCAACCTTACGCTCCAAACGAAAACGCTGGCGCCGGAAACGACCGGCGCCAGCGCGAGTGGCAGATGGTGTGATTTCTTCTCGCGGACTCAGACGCTAAGGCTCTTGCCCTGCTTCTCGCCCTGGCCCTGCTGCGGCGCCTTGGGGCCGAGCTTCTCGCGGACAGAGAGGACCTTCTCCTGCTGCTTGATACCCTTGTCGAGATTCTCCTTCTCGGCCTTGGCTCGGGTGTGGGTGTCTCGGGCTTGCACCTCCTGGTTGTCACTGATGGTCGGGGTCATGTTATGAGCGTCTTCCAAGGCTTTCCGACCCACCTCTCTCCCGACCATTTCCATGGCCAGCGCAAACTCGGCGCGGTCCACCTTCATGCCCTGCAGTTTCTGCTGGAGTTCTTCGACACTCTTGCCTTCAAACACTCCTTGTCTGGCCATCGAGGTAGTCTGGATCTTCCCTTCGATTTTATCGATCTCGCCCTGAACACCCTTGAGGCCATGCTTGAAGAAGCACTTGATGTGGTCGCCGATGGTCGGATTTTCCTTCAATTGCTTTTGCGTGGCTTCGAGTTGCTTGATACGGTCCTCAAAGGGCTTCAGTTCGCCCCTCCTCAGGATCTCCGTGACGCGCTTCGTGTTGTCCACCTCCTTGGAAAGGTCCACGCCCACGTCGCCAACCTTGGGAGGGAGCTTGGAAACGAATGTGTTGATCGAATCCGAGCCCTCCGAAATGGCTTTGTACGCAGAGGTGGTCTGCTCCATGCCATCCTTGGTACGCAGGCCGTTGGATACCACGTTTTGCGGCTTGGTCGACGGGAGCGGATTGTCGTGCGACCGGTTCATGCTGTTGGCATAGGTCTGCAGGGCGATATTCGCACCCATCAAAAGATTCCCAACCTCCTGCGTCTCCACATTGTCACGCAGCAAATTGCCATTGGCGGACATCATGGGGGAAGCGCATCTCAACAGCAAGGTGCTGGCCGTGGCCGTGTTCATCGCCTCCTTGTTGGTGCCCACCGGTTCCAGGGCGGCCTTCATGAATGCCCGGGCCTCCGGTGAGAGCTTGGAGAGGTTCCGCTCGCTCGATTCAATCGACGTTTTTGCAACCTCGCCATAGGCCTTGTGGAGCTTGGTCTTGTCCTCCTCGGTCACATCCTCAATATGGCCGTAGGGGCTGTCGACTTTCTTGCCCACGAGCGAATCCGGCAATTGGGACTTGGCCTTGAGAGCCGCCTCCAGGGTGTCCTCGTACATCGCATCCACGTACTCCTTCGCGTACGTGTTCATGTAGTCGGACATGAACCTGGTCGTGGCAGTGTTTCCGCGCAGCAGGGTGGCGGGATCCTGGGTGTGATCCAGTTCGTCCTGCACGCCGGCCTTCACGAGTTTCTGATAGACCTCCTGCTTCTCTTCAGGGCTCAGACTGCTGCTCTCGATTTCCTTGAAGATCTGGGTGCCAATTTCAGCGCCATACTTGGTCTTATCGAGTTCAATTTCCTCAGGCGTGGCCTTGGCACGCTGTTCGCTCGTCATGCCCGTGTAGGTCATCTTGTCGGTGTATTCCTTGACGAGCTTGTCGATGTGTTCTCCTGGCATGGTGTGATGAAGTTAAGGTGAATTGAAAATTAGTGTGCTCGGTTCGCCAAGGGAGCTGGGCGTTGGAGGCAAATGGTTTACAAGGGGAGATTTCGGCACGACTCCGCCAAAGTTACGCGGGTGCCAAAGATTTCTTCAGCAGCATCCGGGCGGATGCTGCGAGCAATTTTGGGGCCTTGTGGAGCGGAATTCTGACGTGGCGCAATGGCTGGAGGCCTGGCCAACACTGACGGTCACACTGCCCCCTACTCAGCGCGGGACTCGCCTTGCTCAGGGGATTTCGCCGTCAGATTGTCCTTCGCCTTCTGCGCCTCGAAGCGCTTGGCCAGGTCCGCGACCAATTCTGGCTTCACTGCTGCGAGGTCGGTTTTCTCCAGTGGATCTTTGGCAACATTGAAGAGCATCCAGGTGCCTGCCGGAGGGGCATTCGTGGCGGCGGCATCCCGTGCAGCCTTGCCTTTTGGCTGCCGATGGTCACGGATGACCTTCCAGTCGCCCTGACGCAGGCCTTCCCAATAACGTCCCGCGCCCCAGACCCAGTAGAACTCCCGTGGGCTCGCTGCGGCTGCGGGATCCTCCAGCAGGGCGAAGATGTTTTGTCCATCCCACTTGGGGTCTGCGCCAGCCGCCGGTTGATAGCCGGTGAGTGCTGCGAGGGTGGGCATCCAGTCCACCACATGCATGGGCGTGGTCATCTTGTGCGGCTTCAGCTTTGACGGCCAGTTGATGAAGGCA
Protein-coding regions in this window:
- a CDS encoding nuclear transport factor 2 family protein translates to MSTPRPPLPPFTAETAAQKVRMAEDAWNTREAERVSLAYTVDSIWRNRAEFLAGREAIVQFLTRKWNKELEYRLIKELWAFHGNRIAVRFAYEWHDDSGQWFRSYGNENWEFDEHGYMQRRIASINDQPIKESERKYHWPLGRRPDDHPSLSELGL